In Magnetospirillum sp. 15-1, the sequence GGCAACGGCGTCGAGACCGTCGTCGCGGCCCTTGGCGCCCGGTTGCCACTCGCGCATTTCGGCGATGAAGGGGGTATGCGAGGTTGGGTTGGTGTCGCCACCGCCCCGCCGGTTCTGCCCGGCCGCGCGCGCCAGCGGCCGGGCGCCATCGGGGCGACGCCGGAAAACAGTCGGGCCGGGCCACTGGCCCGGTTGTCCGAGGATGAAATGAAAGGATCGGGTCGACACCCCTGCGTCAGGCGCAGCTCGGGTGTTGATAGGAATTTATATACGGGATGATGGGAATGTTGTCAAAGGCTTTTTTCGCGCCGACAGAAATCGTTTCCAGTCGCGGCTGGACCTGGTGAGTGGAATGCGTGAAAATACCTACAGACGAAATATCAGTGCGAGGCCGTCATGCTGATCTGGCGCGATGCGATGGCCGTCGGTCACCCCGAGATCGATCATGCCCGCAAACATGTGATCGGGCGCATCAACGACTTCGAGCGGGCGCTGAGCACCCATGGGCCGCATACCGCCCTGGGCCTGTTCCTTACCGGCCTTTACGAGGAAACCAGCACCGCCTTCGGCCGCGAGGAGAAGATCCAGCGCGAGTGCTCCTTCCCCTTCACCGAGATGCACCACCGCGAGCATGCGGCCCTGCTGGAAAAGGTGGAGTTGCTGAAGGAGCAGTACGACGAGATGGACGCCCGGGGCAATTGCACCCCGTTGCTGCGCGAACTGGCGGAACTGGCCAAGGAATGGATCACCGTCCATATCGTTCAGAGCGACCTGAAAATCCGCCCCTACTGGCTGAATCATAACGGCATCTATCTCAGGGGGCAGCACGGCTGATCCTCCCCTTGCGTCGGTCAGGCTGTCGCCGTCCCGACCCGCGAGGCCGGATGGATCGATGATGGCCGGGATGTCCTGGCCTTGCCGGGCGAGCGTTCCGCCGCCGCGCTGCGCAAGGCCTGAGACGGAGTCGCAAAAGCAGAAGGCCCGGTCATCTCTGACCGGGCCTTCGCTATTTTGGTGGAGCTAGACGGAATCGAACCGACGACCTCTTGAATGCCATTCAAGCGCTCTCCCAACTGAGCTATAGCCCCGAAACTTGTTACCTGCGGGCTTGGGGCCCCGCCGGTGGAGGCGGAACATATGGTTTCCCGGATGGCCTTGCAAGCGAAAAATTCACCGCCCGCCAATCGGGAAACCATCAGGCCGAATCAGACCTCGTCCTCGCTCACCTCGTCCATGTGTTCCATGACCTCGGCCATGTCGTCGTCGTCCTCGCCCAGATCGGATGCATCCTCGATCAGGCCGCTTTCGTCGTCGTCGGCGCCTTCGTCCTCGCCCTCGATGACCTCGTCCTCGTCGTCGACCACCGGAAGATCATCCGTGTCGATATCCACCACGACGGGTACCACCGCCGCCACGGGAGCGGCCTTCTCGGCGGCTGCCGCACTGCTGCGACGCACCTTGAAGGGCATCTCCGGCTCGACCGTCGACCCGCACTTGGGGCAGACGATAGGAGTGCGCGTCAGGTCATAGAAACGGCATCCGCAGCTTTGGCAGGTGCGCTTCTGTCCCCATTCCGGCTTTGCCACCTTCGTCCTCCTTCAACGTGTCACTCGAACCCGGTAAAGGGGCCATTTGCCATGTTCCCCACCCTGTGTCAAAACGAAAAAGCGTGGGCGGTGCAGCATGGCACGCAGGTCTATGACGCCGATGCCGCCTGTGCTAGAGCTTCGCCCGGCAGCTTTTCCCCTTGCCGATGGTTATCAGGAGTGATCATGGCCAAGCCGCTTTCATCCCGTCGGGCCGCTCCGTTGGCCGGTTCCGCCCGCGTTCCCGGCGACAAGTCCATCTCGCACCGCGCCCTGATGCTGGGCGCCCTGGCGGTGGGCGAAAGCGTGGTGACCGGCCTGTTGGAAGGCGACGATGTTTTGCGCACCGCCGCCTGCATGCGCGCCCTGGGCGCCGAGGTCGAGCGGCAGGCCGACGGCTCGTGGCGGCTGTTCGGGCGTGGGGTCGGCGGGCTGATGGAACCGGCCGACATTCTCGACATGGGCAATTCCGGCACCGGAGCCCGGCTGCTGATGGGTCTGGTGGCCACTCATCCCTTCACCTGCTTTTTCACCGGCGACGGTTCTCTGCGTTCGCGGCCCATGCGCCGGGTGACCGAGCCGCTGAGCCTGATGGGCGCCCGCTTCGTCACCCGCGACGGCGGCCGTCTGCCCCTGGCGGTGACCGGCACGGCGCAGCCCACCCCCATCACCTACGAATTGCCGGTGGCCTCGGCCCAGGTGAAGTCGGCCATCATGCTGGCCGGGCTCAACACCGCCGGCGAGACCACGGTGATCGAGCGCGAGGCCACCCGTGATCACACCGAACTGATGCTCAGGAATTTCGGCGCTACCGTGCGGGTCGAGGACGCCGAGGGCGGCGGCCGCGCCATCACCGTGGTGGGCTTTCCCGAACTGACCGGCCGCCCGGTAATGGTCCCCGCCGATCCGTCGTCGGCCGCCTTCCCGGTGGTGGCGGCCCTGCTGGTGGAGGGCTCGGAAATCCGCCTGCCCGGCGTCGGAACCAATCCGCTGCGGACCGGCCTCTACCAGACCCTGCTGGAAATGGGTGCCGACATCCGCTTCGACCACCCCCGCGATCAGGCGGGCGAGCCGGTGGCCGATCTGGTGGTCCGCTCGTCGCGCCTCAAGGGCGTCGACGTTCCGCCTGAGCGGGCGCCCAGCATGATCGACGAATATCCCATCCTGGCCGTCGCCGCCGCCTTCGCCGAGGGCACCACCCGCATGCGCGGCCTGGGCGAGCTGCGGGTCAAGGAAAGCGACCGGCTGGCCGCCATGGCCCGCGGCCTTGCCGCCTGTGGCGTGGCGGTGGAGGAGGAGAAGGATGCCCTCATCGTCCACGGCACCGGCCGCATCCCCGACGGCGACGCCACCGTCACCACCCATTTCGATCACCGCATCGCCATGTCGTTCCTGGTGATGGGCATGGCCTCGGCGCGGCCCGTCGCGGTGGACGACGCCGAAGCCATCGACACCAGCTTCCCCGCCTTCGTCGACCTGATGAACGGGCTGGGGGCGAAGATCGGGACGGTGGAGTAGGAAAACGGCCGCCGCGGAGCGAGCGTGCGAGCGACTGGGCCGTTGAGGCCCGCAACGCGGGTTCGGAGTGCAGCGGAGAACGCATCGCGGAGCGTGAGCCAAGTGAGCAGAGCGAACGCCCGGCGCCTGAGGGACTTGTAAAATGACAACCACCATCATCGCCATCGACGGGCCGGCGGCGGCCGGCAAGGGGACCCTGGCGCGGCGCCTGGCCGCCCAGTTGGGCTTCGACTATCTCGACACCGGCCTGATCTATCGCGCCGTCGGCATGAAACTGGCCCGCGCCGGGCTTGATCCCGCCGACGTGGCTTTGGCCGAGCGGGCGGCCCGCGATCTCTCTCCCGCCGACCTTGCCGCCGATGATTTGCGCATCGACGAGGCCGCCCAGGCCGCCTCGAAGGTTGCCTCCATTCCCGGCGTGCGCGCCGCTTTGCTGGAGTTCCAGCGCCGCTTCGCCGCCCAGCCGCCGGGCGGCAAGGGGGCCGTGCTCGACGGCCGCGATATCGGCACGGTGGTCTGCCCCGAGGCCGAGGTGAAGCTGTTCGTCACGGCCAGCGTGGAAAAAAGGGCCGAGCGGCGGCTGAAAGAGTTGCAGGAAAAGGGCCTGGGGGCTATATACGGCACCGTCCTGGCCGACATGCGGGAACGTGACGAGCGCGATACCAACCGCGCTGTCGCCCCGCTGGTTCCGGCCCAGGATGCCACCGTGCTGGACACGTCCGACCTCGACGCCGATCAGGCTTTTGCCGCCGCGCTGGGGATCGTCGGTTCCAAACGGTAGCATTCAGAACCTGTTGACGCCGCCTGGGCTGCCCTGGGCGGTGGTTTTATTTTTTCGAGAACGTCCCCCGTTTTCTAAAGACCGCCGGATTCAACCGGCAGGCCGGAAAGACACGATACGAAAGGAACTTACCCAACAATGACCAATACCGCTGCTGCGCAGGCCGTCGACGATTTCGCCGCCCTGCTGGACGAGACCCTCGGTGTGGGCGGCTCGTTCGAAGGCTCCGTGATCACCGGTACCATCGTCGAGATCGACGGTGACGTTGCCGTGATCGACGTGGGCCTCAAGTCCGAGGGCCGCGTCCCTCTGAAGGAATTCGCCACCGCCGGCCGCGCCGCCGAGATCAAGGCCGGCGACCAGGTCGACGTGTTCGTCGAGCGCTATGAAGACCGCAACGGCGAGGTTGTCCTCTCGCGCGAGAAGGCCAAGCGCGAGGAAGCCTGGACCCTGTTGGAGAAGTCGTTCGAGGCGCAGCAGCGCGTCACCGGCGTGATCTTCGGCCGCGTCAAGGGTGGCTTCACCGTCGATCTGTCGGGTGCCGTGGCGTTCCTGCCGGGCAGCCAGGTCGACATCCGCCCCGTGCGCGACATCACCCCGCTGCTGGGCACCCCCCAGCCCTTCCAGATCCTCAAGATGGACCGCTCGCGCGGCAACATCGTGGTGTCCCGCCGCGCCGTGCTGGAAGAGACCCGCGCCGAGCAGCGTTCCGAGCTTATCGAGAACCTCAAGGAAGGCCAGATCCTCGAGGGCGTGGTCAAGAACATCACCGATTACGGTGCGTTCGTGGACCTGGGCGGCGTCGACGGCCTGCTGCACGTCACCGACATCGCCTGGAAGCGTATCAACCATCCGTCCGAGGCGCTGCACATCGGCCAGACCGTCAAGGTCCAGGTCATCCGCTTCAACCCGGAAACCCAGCGCATCTCGCTCGGCATCAAGCAGCTTGACGCCGATCCGTGGGAGGGTGTCGAGGCCAAGTACCCGGTCAACGCCAAGTTCTCCGGCCGCGTCACCAACATCACCGACTACGGCGCGTTCGTCGAGCTGGAGCCCGGTGTCGAGGGTCTGGTGCACGTCTCCGAGATGTCGTGGACCAAGAAGAACGTCCACCCCGGCAAGATCGTCTCCACCTCCCAGGAGGTCGAGGTCATGGTGCTGGACGTGGATCCCCAGAAGCGCCGCATCTCGCTGGGTCTCAAGCAGACCATGAACAACCCGTGGGAAGGCTTCCTGGATCGCTTCCCCCAGGGCACCCTGGTCGAAGGCGAGATCAAGAACATCACCGAGTTCGGCCTGTTCATCGGCCTGCCCGGCGATATCGACGGCATGGTCCACCTGTCGGATCTGGATTGGGCGACTCCCGGCGAGCAGGCCATCCAGAACTTCAAGAAGGGCGATGTGGTCAAGGCCAAGGTTCTCGACGTCGACGTCGAGAAGGAGCGCATCAGCCTCGGTATCAAGCAGCTGGGCGCCGACCCCTATCAGGACGCCGTGGCGTCCATCAAGAAGGGCGACGTGGTCACCTGCACCGTGACCCAGGTCACCGAGAACGGCCTGGAAGTCACCGTCGAGGGCATGACCGGCTTCATCCGCAAGTCCGAGCTGTCGCGTGAACGCTCCGAGCAGCGCCCCGAGCGCTTCGCGGTCGGCGAGAAGCTCGACGCCAAGATCACCGCCTTCGAGAAGGCGGCGCGCAAGATCACCCTGTCGGTGAAGGCGCGCGAGGTCGAGGAAGAGAAGCAGGCCATGGCCGAGTACGGTTCGTCCGACTCGGGCGCCTCGCTGGGCGACATCCTGGGTGCCGCCATGCGTAAGGCCCAGGAGAAGGAGTAATCCTCCTTCTTCGGCTTTAGCTGTTAAAGGGAAGGCCCGGTACCGCAAGGTGCCGGGCCTTTTCTTTTGGACGCTCCCCGATCCTACCGCCCGTAGACCCGGCGGATGCGTTCCTTGAAGTTCTGCACCACCTTATGCTCCATGGCCGGCAGGGTCATGGCCGCCATGGAGTGCAGCATGGGCGAGCGCAGCGCCATCTCGTAGCGGGCCACCACCCGGCAGCCCTCGCCCAGGGGCTCGAAATCCCACACCAGTTTGAAGTGGCGGAACGGTCCGTCATGGGAGGAGATGGTCAGCCGGCGGGGCGGTTCCTGCTCGGCGTGGGAGGTGAAACGGGCCTGCAGCGGTCCCAGACCGAACAGGTTGTCCACCTCCAGGTGGTCGCCGTCACGCTTGCGGATATGGGCCCGCTGGCACCAGGGCAGAAAGCGTGGATAGGATTCGATGTCCACCGCCAGGGCATAAAGCTCCTCGGGCGTGTGGCGGGGCACGTCGACGCGCCAACCGCCGGTCAGGGGATGCATGGCGGACTCAGCGGGTCAGGTTGCGGATATTGCGCACGAAGATGTTGAGCAGGCCGCGAATGAACGGATCGGCCTTGGCCAGTTTTTCGCGGAAGGTATCGCGTGAAATGATGATGCACGACACATCGGACAGCGCCTTGGCGGTCGCCATGCGCGGCTGGTCGTCGACCAGGGCCATTTCACCGAACAATTCGCCCTTGCCGATGGTCGCCAGCGTCATACCGTGCTTAATAATTTCCACCTGTCCATCCTGGATCAGATAGGCACGATCACCGCTGTCACCTTCATTGAAGATTTTCGCCCCGGCATAAAAGACTTTGCGCTCGAGAATCTTATCGTTACGCATGCCCGCCACCCCAGCCTTTCCGATACGACTTTATTCGCGTTCGGCTTCCGAGTCACTCTCGAAGGCGTATATCAGGTAATCACCCCGGCCCGACAACTCAACCACCTCCTTGACCATCGACAGCGGGGCAAGGTCGGGCATAGACTTGCCCGATAATCGCGAGGGCATCGCCATGAATATCGACGACCGCGCCAAGGGGCTGGCCCGCCTTCGGGCGCTGATGGCCATGACCACCGCCAACGGCTGCACCGAGGAGGAGGAGCTGGCGGCGGCGCGCATGGTCGCCAAGGCGGTCGAGCAACTGGACGGAAATCCTGCCGCCGCGCCGGCCACCGACCCGTCCTGGGCGGCGCGCGAGCGCGATAATCCGCAATATCAGCTGCTGTTGGAGAAGAATACCCTCGAAGGCATGCTGAAGACGGCGCTGCAGGAACTGGCCCTGGCCCATATCAATACCGTATCGCCGCCCAAGCGCAATCTGCGCGGCCAGCCGGTGGAATGGGTGCGGACCACCGAACTGATGCTGCCCTATTTCAGCATGATGCTGGGCAGTGCCGGCGCCTCGCGGCTGGCCCGCGGCATGGTCGAGGGCATGGTCGAGGAATTGATTCTCGACGGATTGCTGCCCGACGCCCTGGCCATGCCCAGGGAGTAGCCCGTGGTCCCATGCCTTGGCCGGGCGGCTCACCCGGCCAAACAAAAAGCCCCGGGCCGTGCCCGGGGCTTTCGTCTTGTCCGATAAAACCTGCTTAGCGCACGAAGACCTGTACTTCGCCGCCCGATACCGCGGGGCTGGTGGTCGACGAGGTCCGCACCCGGCTGGCGGGCAGGTTCATGTTGGTCAGCGAACGCAGCACCGAATCGGCGTTGCGCTTGGCGTTGGTGGCGGCCAGGGCCTGGGTGCCGGGAGTGTTGCCCACCGGCGACACGGCGACCACGTCGAAGGTGGCGCTGGGGCGACGGTCCAGGGCGCTCTTGATGGCGGCATAGAGGGCCGGCTCGTAATTCACATTGGGCTTGTCGAAGCGAATGGTCACCAGCGGGGTCTCGCCGGCCGACATGGCGCGGGCCGGAGCGGCGGTGTCATAGCTGGCGTTGACGCGCGACGTCAGGCCACCGGCGAACAGGGCGCCGTTCTTGATGCCCAGCGCCAGGGTGTTGAGGTTCTGCTTCTCGGAGGCGACGTATTGCTGCTGGCGGATGGAATCGCTGGTCAGCTCGGACAGCAGGCGCTCGACCATCACCACGGTGCGGTTGGTCTCGTCCTCGAGGATGCGCAGCTGGCGATGATCCTCGTCCACGGCGCCGGACAGCGAGCGGGCCGAGCGCACCGAATCCAGCAGGAAGCCGGCCATGGTCGACGACGCGGTCACGTCGTTGGTCAGGCGGTTCATCTTCAGCACGTCGTCGGTGATGCGGTCCAGCTCGCCCTGGGCGGCGTTCCACTGCTGGGTCAGCACCGGGTTGCCCGGGGTGGTGCCCACCTGCAGGCGGGCGTTGATGGCGGCGACGGTGCCGTGATAGCGCTGGGAATCCTGGACGGTTTCGTTGCGGATCTGCTGCAGCGCCTGGTTCTGGCGGGCCAGGGTCGCCTGCAGGGCCTGAAGGTCGGCGCGCAACGCCACCACCTTGCCGCCAACGAAGGTGCCGGTGGGTGAGCCGGCGGTGACCCCGATGGGCTCGTAGCTACCGGTCCCCAGGGAGGGCGGCGCCGCCTCGGGCAGCGCCTCGGCGGTCATGCCCTGATTGGGGGCGACGGTTCCCGAGGTCGGAAACAGCACGTCCTCGGCGAACGAGCATCCGCTTGCCAGGAGAACCGCGCACAAGGCGGCGGCATGGGTCTTTTTCAGGGCCATGGGGATTGCTGATCCTTTGGGTCGCCAGTTCGGACAAGTACCGGCGGGAGCGGACTTTCGTATTCACGAATGAATATCCAGATTGCCCCCGCAAACTTTGGGGCGGATTTTACGCAAATGACCAAGCGGCCACAAGTACGCATTTCGATAAGTGGTACATTCGTAAGCCCCGAGTCCACAGGGTTTTGCGGTTTTTCCCTCGGCGAAAATTCACCCTTGCGGGCCGCCGGGGGTTTGTGTATGGTCCGCGTCCTCGCCGGGGGACATCCCCGACGGAAAGTGCGCCCGTAGCTCAATTGGATAGAGCACCAGACTACGAATCTGGGGGTTGGAGGTTCGATTCCTTCCGGGCGCGCCACTTTCCTTAAAGTCTTACAAGCCATTAGCCAACAAGACCCCGCACCCCTGGTGGCGGGGTCTTGGCTTAATAGGGCTGTAATAGGGGCGAGTGGTTGCAGGTGTAGCGCGCCACATGGTTTTGGAGCCGGGGACACATGGTGTTGTAGCACTCGCGTTTGAGTGACATTAGGGGGGCGGAAATTAAACTGGGATGGAGTGGATAGAATTAATCTGGAATGAATTTCTGAAAAATTCAGTTATTTCATGGTGGTAGAGTGATTTTCGAGGTGCCGCAATAGGGTCCGCAATCGCTGTGATTGGTGCAGTGGTGCGAAAGCTAATGAATGGCGTGTTTCCGCCATTCTTGATGCAGGAAGCCCCTTAAGGGTATCGATTGGTGCAGGGATTGGTGCAGCAAAACGCAGCCTCTTCCGAAGTCACCCCGATTAGCCTTTCTTCTGGTTTCGCAGCCGTTCCCGTACCTTGAAAGCTTCAGGGCTAAGGGTATGATTTTTTCTTTCATATTCGATGAATTTTTCAGGAGGAAAGCCGAACTCATCGATGAGACTGCGCTTTCTGCGCACCATCTGCGGGTATGTAAGTTGTATTGACGCTGCAATTCCTTGAGACTCGGCCAATATGGCCTCCTCCGTCATATTAAGAAGTGTCTCTTCGGCATAACTAGACATTATTCCGCGAAACATGCTTTCGCTTATTATGTTTATAACGTCAAAATCAAGAACCTTCAGATCATCTATAAACTCTTCTACTGATATCTTGCTGTTGGCCCCAAACAAGATGTATTCCGTTGTCTTGCCAGAAGCGAATCCAATGGATACAACATTCTCCATTGGAACATATCCTCTCGCCTTCCACGATGACACTGTCTTATTTGATACCCCTAATACGTCGGCTAACTCTTTGTCATTTTTTACCCCAATAGAATCTTTCATTCTCTCAATCACCGCAGATGCATCGATATTCGGGAGGCTCAGGGCCATAGTACGCTCCATGTCTGCGTAGAGAAGACTAATCCGTTGACAGTCTGCGCTGTGCAGACTTATGTTAATCCGCATAGTGCAGATTAACACCAGGACACGGCCCGATGAAAGCCCCACCCATATTGCCGTCAAAAGATACGCTCCGTCGGGTCCGGGCTGGATTTGTGGTGAAAGGGACATCGCTAAACGCTTGGTGCAAAGGAAATGAAGTCGTCCGCCGCACCGCAGAACAAGCCCTGACCGGAGAAAATGTCAGTGAGCGGGCTGCCACGTTGTTCCAAAGGTTGATTCACGATGCGGGAGTCGGAAAATGACTCCCAGCGACCAACTTTCCGTATTTTTTACCAGCGGGGAGTTTGGCCATGTCGCTGGCCTTAAAGCGAGAGCCGCCATCCTGGCTCTTTCTCGCGCCCATTCCGGCAAGACATGGCGCGGCCACACCCTCTCTGTGATTGCGCAGAGAGGCCGTGGTGGGGCATCCGGCCTCAGCTACCTCGTCCGCATCGACAGTCTGCCGCCGGAACTGCGCATTCGCGCTGAGGCGATGTTCGGCACTGTCACGGACGACGACGATTCCGCCCCTCTTGCTCTTTCCGCCCCGGCAACGGCCACCTCGCTCACCGTCCAAAATCAAGTGTCTCCCTGTCTGCCTGCCATATCCGCCAGTACGGCGGCGGCAACGCGGGAATGGGAATGGAAGCGGGAAATCATTCATCCGGCGATGATTCTGCCCAAAGGCTCACCCGGGCGCGGGGCGATGATCAAGGAATTGTCCTCGCGCGGCTTTCTGGTTCCCGGTGGCGGATACCGGACGTTCAGCGAGTCCACCCTTCGCGGTTGGCTGAACGGATATGAGGCGAAAGGGATTGTCGGCCTGTGCCGCAAGCCTCGCGCGGATCGTGGCGAAGATCGGGTGGTGATTTCGCGGGCCTGGGACGATGGGGTGCCATTCTCTGCCGAGGCGAAGGTGAAAATCGCCGCGAAGCTGGTCACCTATGTGAAGAGCGTCTGGGCGGCGGCAGGCGGCGGTAAGGGCAAGGGTGCGGCCAAGGGTGGCGGCGGATGGAAAATTTGCTGCCGCCTCGCGACCAAGGAATTGATCAAGCTGACACGAGCCGCTGGCCTTGATCTTCCCACCGCTCACCTTCTGGCCTTGTGCGAGGTG encodes:
- a CDS encoding hemerythrin family protein, translated to MLIWRDAMAVGHPEIDHARKHVIGRINDFERALSTHGPHTALGLFLTGLYEETSTAFGREEKIQRECSFPFTEMHHREHAALLEKVELLKEQYDEMDARGNCTPLLRELAELAKEWITVHIVQSDLKIRPYWLNHNGIYLRGQHG
- a CDS encoding TIGR02300 family protein encodes the protein MAKPEWGQKRTCQSCGCRFYDLTRTPIVCPKCGSTVEPEMPFKVRRSSAAAAEKAAPVAAVVPVVVDIDTDDLPVVDDEDEVIEGEDEGADDDESGLIEDASDLGEDDDDMAEVMEHMDEVSEDEV
- the aroA gene encoding 3-phosphoshikimate 1-carboxyvinyltransferase yields the protein MAKPLSSRRAAPLAGSARVPGDKSISHRALMLGALAVGESVVTGLLEGDDVLRTAACMRALGAEVERQADGSWRLFGRGVGGLMEPADILDMGNSGTGARLLMGLVATHPFTCFFTGDGSLRSRPMRRVTEPLSLMGARFVTRDGGRLPLAVTGTAQPTPITYELPVASAQVKSAIMLAGLNTAGETTVIEREATRDHTELMLRNFGATVRVEDAEGGGRAITVVGFPELTGRPVMVPADPSSAAFPVVAALLVEGSEIRLPGVGTNPLRTGLYQTLLEMGADIRFDHPRDQAGEPVADLVVRSSRLKGVDVPPERAPSMIDEYPILAVAAAFAEGTTRMRGLGELRVKESDRLAAMARGLAACGVAVEEEKDALIVHGTGRIPDGDATVTTHFDHRIAMSFLVMGMASARPVAVDDAEAIDTSFPAFVDLMNGLGAKIGTVE
- the cmk gene encoding (d)CMP kinase, with amino-acid sequence MTTTIIAIDGPAAAGKGTLARRLAAQLGFDYLDTGLIYRAVGMKLARAGLDPADVALAERAARDLSPADLAADDLRIDEAAQAASKVASIPGVRAALLEFQRRFAAQPPGGKGAVLDGRDIGTVVCPEAEVKLFVTASVEKRAERRLKELQEKGLGAIYGTVLADMRERDERDTNRAVAPLVPAQDATVLDTSDLDADQAFAAALGIVGSKR
- the rpsA gene encoding 30S ribosomal protein S1 produces the protein MTNTAAAQAVDDFAALLDETLGVGGSFEGSVITGTIVEIDGDVAVIDVGLKSEGRVPLKEFATAGRAAEIKAGDQVDVFVERYEDRNGEVVLSREKAKREEAWTLLEKSFEAQQRVTGVIFGRVKGGFTVDLSGAVAFLPGSQVDIRPVRDITPLLGTPQPFQILKMDRSRGNIVVSRRAVLEETRAEQRSELIENLKEGQILEGVVKNITDYGAFVDLGGVDGLLHVTDIAWKRINHPSEALHIGQTVKVQVIRFNPETQRISLGIKQLDADPWEGVEAKYPVNAKFSGRVTNITDYGAFVELEPGVEGLVHVSEMSWTKKNVHPGKIVSTSQEVEVMVLDVDPQKRRISLGLKQTMNNPWEGFLDRFPQGTLVEGEIKNITEFGLFIGLPGDIDGMVHLSDLDWATPGEQAIQNFKKGDVVKAKVLDVDVEKERISLGIKQLGADPYQDAVASIKKGDVVTCTVTQVTENGLEVTVEGMTGFIRKSELSRERSEQRPERFAVGEKLDAKITAFEKAARKITLSVKAREVEEEKQAMAEYGSSDSGASLGDILGAAMRKAQEKE
- a CDS encoding type II toxin-antitoxin system RatA family toxin is translated as MHPLTGGWRVDVPRHTPEELYALAVDIESYPRFLPWCQRAHIRKRDGDHLEVDNLFGLGPLQARFTSHAEQEPPRRLTISSHDGPFRHFKLVWDFEPLGEGCRVVARYEMALRSPMLHSMAAMTLPAMEHKVVQNFKERIRRVYGR
- a CDS encoding cyclic nucleotide-binding domain-containing protein, which translates into the protein MRNDKILERKVFYAGAKIFNEGDSGDRAYLIQDGQVEIIKHGMTLATIGKGELFGEMALVDDQPRMATAKALSDVSCIIISRDTFREKLAKADPFIRGLLNIFVRNIRNLTR
- a CDS encoding helix-turn-helix domain-containing protein, which produces MALSLPNIDASAVIERMKDSIGVKNDKELADVLGVSNKTVSSWKARGYVPMENVVSIGFASGKTTEYILFGANSKISVEEFIDDLKVLDFDVINIISESMFRGIMSSYAEETLLNMTEEAILAESQGIAASIQLTYPQMVRRKRSLIDEFGFPPEKFIEYERKNHTLSPEAFKVRERLRNQKKG